Proteins encoded within one genomic window of Nitrospinaceae bacterium:
- a CDS encoding N-acetyltransferase yields MSENEQVAPDVKLGKDVRLHGFVNLYGCEIGDGCSIGTFVEIQKGVRLGKRVKVQSHTFICEGVDIADEVFVGHGVMFINDRYPRATTEDGERKSEDDWSLERTVVELRASIGSNATILCGVKIGEDAVVGAGAVVTKDVPPKAVVAGNPAKLIRYLA; encoded by the coding sequence TTGAGCGAAAATGAGCAGGTCGCACCCGACGTTAAGCTGGGTAAGGATGTCCGGCTGCACGGATTTGTTAATCTCTACGGTTGTGAGATCGGAGACGGGTGCTCCATCGGCACGTTCGTGGAGATTCAAAAAGGCGTTCGCCTCGGAAAGCGGGTAAAGGTGCAAAGCCATACCTTTATATGTGAGGGCGTGGACATCGCGGACGAGGTTTTTGTCGGCCACGGCGTGATGTTCATCAATGATCGCTATCCCCGCGCGACAACAGAGGATGGGGAGAGGAAGAGCGAGGATGACTGGTCGCTGGAGCGAACGGTGGTAGAGCTTCGAGCCAGCATCGGGAGCAACGCGACAATATTGTGCGGGGTGAAAATCGGTGAGGATGCCGTAGTCGGGGCTGGCGCCGTTGTGACGAAGGATGTTCCACCCAAAGCCGTTGTTGCTGGAAATCCGGCTAAGCTCATTCGCTACCTGGCCTAA
- a CDS encoding Gfo/Idh/MocA family oxidoreductase, protein METDRIGVGLVGYGYWGPNLARNFYMQKDCSLLAICDLSPGRAELAASNYPSVRVTDNFQELLDDPGIQLVLIATPVSTHYDFTKRALLAGKDVLVEKPLAATVAEAQELVDLSDETGRILFVDHTYLFTGAVKKILELLESNELGDIKYIDSVRINLGLFSNDVNVLFDLAPHDLSLLCCFMKDDPVSVQALGAPVMENDQEAIAYLHLVYPSEIIAHCHVSWLSPVKIRRTIIGGTEKMIVFDDNEITEKVKIYDRGVEFRNNEMSQSDIYKMIVDYRMGDIVSPRLSTREALAEEADYLVECIRTRQRPFTDGRFGLRVVKILEAAQTSLRNGGLSVEIDS, encoded by the coding sequence ATGGAAACGGATCGAATAGGCGTCGGGTTGGTGGGATACGGGTACTGGGGGCCCAACCTTGCCCGAAATTTTTATATGCAAAAAGACTGTAGCCTCCTCGCTATTTGTGATTTGTCGCCGGGTCGGGCAGAGCTTGCCGCTTCAAATTACCCATCTGTTCGGGTGACGGATAATTTTCAGGAATTGCTCGATGATCCGGGCATTCAGCTTGTCTTGATCGCAACACCGGTATCGACTCATTACGATTTCACCAAGCGTGCGCTTTTGGCTGGAAAAGATGTATTGGTGGAAAAACCCCTTGCGGCCACGGTTGCCGAGGCGCAGGAGCTTGTTGATCTTTCAGATGAGACGGGCCGAATCCTCTTTGTGGACCACACCTATTTATTCACAGGGGCTGTTAAAAAAATTCTTGAGCTTCTGGAGAGTAATGAGCTTGGCGATATCAAATATATCGATTCGGTGCGGATTAATCTGGGACTTTTTAGCAATGATGTGAACGTTCTTTTTGATCTCGCTCCGCACGATTTGTCGCTTCTTTGTTGTTTCATGAAAGATGATCCGGTTTCGGTACAAGCGCTTGGCGCGCCCGTGATGGAAAACGATCAAGAGGCTATCGCGTATCTTCATCTTGTCTACCCAAGTGAGATTATCGCCCACTGTCATGTCAGCTGGCTATCGCCCGTTAAAATCCGCCGTACTATTATCGGCGGCACTGAGAAAATGATTGTTTTTGATGACAACGAAATCACCGAAAAAGTTAAAATTTATGATCGCGGCGTGGAATTCAGGAACAACGAGATGAGCCAGAGCGACATTTACAAAATGATTGTCGATTATCGAATGGGAGATATCGTTTCGCCAAGGCTCTCAACACGTGAGGCGCTGGCGGAGGAGGCTGACTATCTAGTTGAGTGCATAAGAACAAGGCAGCGTCCGTTTACGGACGGCCGCTTTGGCTTGCGGGTGGTGAAGATTCTGGAGGCGGCGCAAACTTCCCTGAGAAACGGGGGGCTTTCGGTGGAGATAGATTCTTGA